The bacterium genome has a segment encoding these proteins:
- a CDS encoding DNA-3-methyladenine glycosylase I has protein sequence MGLGAVRGDDGIVRCGWPGKHDDYRAYHDREWGFPVRDDTRLFEKICLEGFQSGLSWLTILRKRENFRRAFAGFDFERIARWNRRSVERLMRDAGIVRHRGKIESTLNNARQACAAADEFGSLAAFFWSFEPEAASRPKRMTAATLGKLTETDESRALSKELKRRGWSFVGPTTAYAFMQAMGLVNDHLDRCEVRADAVTARARFRPPQG, from the coding sequence ATGGGCCTGGGGGCCGTTCGCGGGGATGACGGGATCGTGCGTTGCGGATGGCCCGGCAAGCATGACGACTACCGCGCCTATCATGACAGGGAGTGGGGCTTCCCGGTTCGAGACGATACGCGGCTATTCGAGAAGATTTGCCTCGAAGGTTTCCAGAGTGGGCTTTCCTGGCTCACGATCTTGAGAAAGCGCGAGAACTTCCGGCGTGCCTTTGCCGGCTTCGACTTCGAGAGGATCGCGCGCTGGAACCGACGCAGCGTTGAGCGACTGATGCGCGACGCGGGCATCGTGCGTCACCGGGGAAAGATCGAATCCACACTGAACAATGCCCGCCAGGCCTGCGCAGCCGCCGACGAGTTCGGATCCCTGGCCGCCTTCTTCTGGAGCTTCGAGCCGGAAGCGGCGAGCCGTCCGAAGCGGATGACCGCCGCCACTCTCGGGAAGCTGACGGAGACCGACGAATCTCGCGCACTCTCGAAGGAGTTGAAGCGGCGGGGTTGGTCCTTCGTCGGACCCACGACCGCCTACGCTTTCATGCAGGCCATGGGCCTGGTCAACGACCACCTCGATCGCTGCGAAGTGCGTGCTGACGCCGTGACGGCTCGGGCGCGGTTTCGACCACCACAGGGCTGA